The sequence below is a genomic window from Theobroma cacao cultivar B97-61/B2 chromosome 6, Criollo_cocoa_genome_V2, whole genome shotgun sequence.
ATTCTGTTTGAAGCTACTTGGCTAAGAATGGAACTTATGTTAGTGGACATACGTTTTCTTCGTAGTTTCCTTGTGGAAGATAAATAGGCATAGGAAATAAAGTGTTTGAAATATTCACTGAAATATCGTTTGCTATTTATTTATCAGTACGTTTTATTATAGTTACTTTCCAAGACTGTGAGGAAGGTGCAAGTTTGGAGGTTGTTGTGACTTGTGGTTCACTTTGTGCCATCATACAATAAGTTATTCATCATATAATCACATACATTGAAGCAATATTTTGACCCAAATTTGCTGATGTTAAAATTTGGTATCCTTGTTTTATCAGTTCTTTTGATGGGAGAAGATGGAACACCCACATTTACTGTGGATGAAGCTCTTTTGGCCATGGGGTTCGGAAAATTCCAAATTCTTGTGCTTGCTTATGCTGGAATGGGTTGGGTTTCAGAAGCAATGGAAATGATGCTTCTCTCTTTTATAGGCCCAGCAGTTCAATCTATATGGGGTCTTTCTTCCCATGAAGAGAGCTTAATAACCAGTGTGGTTTTTGTTGGCATGCTAATTGGAGCCTATTCGTGGGGTGTAGTCTCAGATAAACACGGAAGAAGGTGGGcacttttgtcatttttgtgtttttttttttattctcaatCTCTGCTTTTGTGAATGTGATTTCATTCTTTAGATGGACTATGCCCAGTATTAACACCTTGTTTTACCACCAATTTAACAGGATGTATGAGTGTTTGGTATATGATGTATTCTTTTTTTCCAGAAGCAATTGACTAGTTAGTTTACATGATATGCTATTTCCTTTCAGAATTTCTGTTTGTCCCCTGAAGCTGGAGAATGATGTTCTGGTTATTATACTCAATTACAGCTTAACTTGTCTGCTCTTTGACTCCTGCATTAGAGTTAAGCTTCTTCCCATTTGCCTTTACgatttttttgttcatttcgCACTCTTTTTTAGTGGAGCCCCTCCAAGAATGAGATTTGGACCAAAAgccttttactttttcattcCATGTTACCTAAAGCAGGCACTAGATTAGTTCTTCCCAAATAGACAAGTAGCCCTTTGTATAAACTATGATTGAATGGAACTATGGTGTTGGATTTCCCTCTGATCATCCTGGTTTGCGAAATGTTTCTTATTAGTCATGTGAACATAGATGATATGGGTTAAGTTTGAGCAGTAAAATTAAGAGGAATTGATAGAATTTTAGAACTCAAGGCTTTCTGTCTGTTTTTCCTTATTAAATTTCTATATTTCTGTTCAACGCCTAAGCTACAAGTCTCTTGTCCACTGTGGAACTCATGGAAAGAGACTGTTTCTGTCTTGCTGTAGCATTATGGCATCTTTTGTCTCTACTTAAGGCAAAagtgattctttttttttttttgacagaAGCATAAGTGAATTTAATGCAGCTCCTTCTTACAGTATTTTCCGTGCTTTCTATTCTTGTGTTGTTTGATatcccttttcttttatttctgtCCTTCAGGAAAGGGTTCCTCATCACTGCATTAGTTACTTCTGGAGCCGGCTTTCTGAGTGCCTTGGCACCTAATTATGTTTCATTGATTATTCTTCGTTGTTTGGTTGGTCTTGGTTTGGGAGGTGGGCCTGTTCTCTGCTCCTGGTTTCTAGAGTTTATTCCTGCCCCAAGCAGAGGCACCTGGATGGTTGTTTTCCAAGGATTCTGGACTGTTGGGACAATTTTTGAAGCCTCACTTGCATGGGTATGCCCATGATGTCCTTATTATCTTTCATTTCCTTattgttttcttcatgttGTTCTTTTCCATTCAATTTTCTGCAGTTAGGAGCTGCAGGTAAAGTTTGGATAATCTTTGTTGCTTCCAAATTTTGATCTATGATGGAATCCCCGTGATTATTTGGGTCATTAGATTAAAAACCTTGCTTGCCTTGGTATGGTCAAGGCCATGATGGAAAACATTTAGAATTAACCACTTTTTTCTTAAACTTTAGCACTTATATTTTTGCATTGCCTTTCTCTAAGATTATTCTGGTCACTAAATTAGAGAACTTGCTTGTCTTGGTATGGTAAAGGCCATTTTGCTATAGGAAAACATTTAGAATTAATCCCTTTTCTCTTAGACTATGGTCATTGTTATTTTTACATTGGATTTCTTATGTTTTGTCATAATTTCTGCCAACTCTTgctttttcactttatttaGCTGGGGGTTCAGAaattcaaaacattttgagattGATTTGCACTGTAAAGGTAAATGATGTTGTTGCTCCATTTTTAGGGAATAGGCTAGAATATAAACTGTGTTTATCCTCAATTGTTTGGTGGCCCTAGGTTGTAATGATTGTTTTTGTCATTGTATGATCTGGGTAAAATAAGCAAGTAGATATCATCACCTGTAGGCCTTGTTCTTGTTCCTACAGATTGTGATggaaataacaaataattgcAGTGTACTGTTAAGAAAGCTGCATTTCTTTGGCTAACTCACTCAGATTCAGAGTTCAATCATGTTGATTTCCCCCCTTCATTGAcgatattttttcttctttcagttTGTCATGCCAACATTGGGTTGGAGATGGCTGCttgctctttcttctctcCCTTCATCATTTCTCCTTCTCTTCTATGGATTGGCACCCGAGTCACCCAGATTTTTATGCTTGAAAGGCAGAAAAGCAGAGGCGCTTGGTATTTTGGAGAAAATAGCTAGATTGAATGGAGCCAAAGTGCCTTCTGGAATTCTTGTTTCtgatcatgaaattgagttAGCAGGAAAGAGTATTCCAATGGAGGATACCCAGTTGCTTCCACCAAAAGATAGTGAATATACAACTCCTATGGAAACAAATCCTAATGCAGGAGGCATCTCATCAGTACTAAAGCTACTTTCACCAGAATTAGTTAGGTCAACTACACTCTTATGGATAGTATTCTTTGGAAATGCATTTTCATATTATGGCCTAGTATTACTGACAACAGAGTTGCACAATGGACGTAACAGATGTGGTCCAAATGAATTGCATTCAGAAAAATCCCAGGATGTTAGCTACAAAGATGTTTTCATAACTACTTTTGCAGGTATTGTTCTCTGCTTGTCCAGtgataattttatattcttataaaagtttattttgaCACTCCTGGATGGCTGCTTATTGACATCTGGCTTTGATTTGGTTCTAGAGTTTCCTGGGCTCCTCTTATCTGCTGCCACAGTGGATAAATTTGGTCGTAAGTTTTCAATGTCAATTATGTTCTTCCTGTGTTGCATTTTCCTGCCTCCATTGGTATTCCATCAGCCGCAGGCTCTAACAACGGGCCTTCTATTTGGCGCTCGAATATGCATCACTACAACCTTCACAGTTGTGTATATATATGCTCCAGAGGTAAATGagagttcttttttttttcccctttgaaGAGCAAATGAATTTTCATGTTGTGTCTTTCTGTAGCTCATGTACAAAGACCAGCAcaataaaatttcaagattactttcattttcttcttgggTTGACAAGATCACATACTTTGAATTTCAACTTGTCAATACTTCAGATCTTTTTagttggtttttgttttttgcccTTGTTTTCCCATTGGAGTGAAGTTATTACATAGAAATATTCAACACAGCTAAGCCTTTTCCCACTTCCtgtataattattatttcgtTATATTGAATCTGAAGCCTAGCACTTTTGACTGTTAAAGACTGTTTTCCAAGTAAactataaaaaagaataatgcCA
It includes:
- the LOC18595529 gene encoding organic cation/carnitine transporter 7 isoform X1; amino-acid sequence: MGEDGTPTFTVDEALLAMGFGKFQILVLAYAGMGWVSEAMEMMLLSFIGPAVQSIWGLSSHEESLITSVVFVGMLIGAYSWGVVSDKHGRRKGFLITALVTSGAGFLSALAPNYVSLIILRCLVGLGLGGGPVLCSWFLEFIPAPSRGTWMVVFQGFWTVGTIFEASLAWFVMPTLGWRWLLALSSLPSSFLLLFYGLAPESPRFLCLKGRKAEALGILEKIARLNGAKVPSGILVSDHEIELAGKSIPMEDTQLLPPKDSEYTTPMETNPNAGGISSVLKLLSPELVRSTTLLWIVFFGNAFSYYGLVLLTTELHNGRNRCGPNELHSEKSQDVSYKDVFITTFAEFPGLLLSAATVDKFGRKFSMSIMFFLCCIFLPPLVFHQPQALTTGLLFGARICITTTFTVVYIYAPEIYPTSIRSTGVGVASSVGRIGGMVCPLVAVGLVHGCHQTAAIMLFEIVIFVSGICVLFFPLETKGRDLSDSISSSKQTNQLV
- the LOC18595529 gene encoding organic cation/carnitine transporter 7 isoform X2, with product MGEDGTPTFTVDEALLAMGFGKFQILVLAYAGMGWVSEAMEMMLLSFIGPAVQSIWGLSSHEESLITSVVFVGMLIGAYSWGVVSDKHGRRKGFLITALVTSGAGFLSALAPNYVSLIILRCLVGLGLGGGPVLCSWFLEFIPAPSRGTWMVVFQGFWTVGTIFEASLAWFVMPTLGWRWLLALSSLPSSFLLLFYGLAPESPRFLCLKGRKAEALGILEKIARLNGAKVPSGILVSDHEIELAGKSIPMEDTQLLPPKDSEYTTPMETNPNAGGISSVLKLLSPELVRCGPNELHSEKSQDVSYKDVFITTFAEFPGLLLSAATVDKFGRKFSMSIMFFLCCIFLPPLVFHQPQALTTGLLFGARICITTTFTVVYIYAPEIYPTSIRSTGVGVASSVGRIGGMVCPLVAVGLVHGCHQTAAIMLFEIVIFVSGICVLFFPLETKGRDLSDSISSSKQTNQLV